One stretch of Candidatus Tanganyikabacteria bacterium DNA includes these proteins:
- a CDS encoding formylglycine-generating enzyme family protein codes for SGPVSRNQGPAPGAPPGQAANAGGGRRGRRSRSGGQVKCGDRFRGRRRVRRPYPGSPWCCGSTTHPVGQKQANSWGLYDMAGNVWEWCRDRDGSYRGGSVTDPADSTTGSYRVSRGGSWGYYAQFARAAYRLSRAPGARYHRLGFRLSRSSS; via the coding sequence TCTGGACCGGTATCTCGGAACCAAGGTCCCGCCCCTGGCGCGCCGCCAGGGCAGGCAGCAAACGCCGGTGGTGGTCGGCGGGGGCGGCGATCGCGTTCTGGTGGGCAAGTAAAGTGCGGCGATCGGTTTCGGGGGCGGCGACGGGTTCGGCGTCCGTATCCCGGGTCGCCGTGGTGCTGCGGCAGCACGACGCACCCGGTGGGGCAGAAGCAGGCGAACAGTTGGGGCCTGTACGACATGGCGGGCAACGTGTGGGAGTGGTGCCGAGACCGGGACGGTTCCTACCGGGGCGGCAGCGTGACGGATCCAGCGGATTCCACGACAGGCTCGTACCGGGTGAGCCGCGGCGGGTCGTGGGGCTACTACGCGCAGTTCGCGCGGGCGGCGTACCGCCTCAGCCGCGCCCCGGGCGCCCGCTACCACCGCCTCGGCTTTCGCCTTTCCAGGTCGAGCAGCTAG